In Periplaneta americana isolate PAMFEO1 chromosome 3, P.americana_PAMFEO1_priV1, whole genome shotgun sequence, the following are encoded in one genomic region:
- the Alg2 gene encoding alpha-1,3/1,6-mannosyltransferase ALG2 produces the protein MKMVKIVFLHPDLGIGGAERLVVDAALALKVKGHNVQFVTSHHDPNHCFIETKDGTLPVTVVGDWLPRHLFGLFYALCAYIRMIYAALYVVFFSGHKPDIVFCDQISVCIPFLLMSSSKILFYCHFPDQLLSQPGSTLKSLYRAPLNWLEEITTGMAHKVLVNSKFTASVFRNTFKSLKIVPDVLHPTMNTDFFDNTEPYQINEVLLMELPTDSFLFLSINRYERKKNLKLALDALSELKRKLSDKEWSRVHLVMAGGYDVRVNENVEHYAELVSHANRLGLTDKVTFLKSPSDIEKISLLYHCHCLVYTPPNEHFGIVPLEAMHASKPVIAANSGGPTETVVDGVTGFLCDLIPEHFADAMMKCVQDEEMRLKFGEAGKERMKALFSFTAFSNQLENIVQALCENKSKDN, from the coding sequence ATGAAAATGGTTAAAATTGTGTTCTTACACCCTGATTTAGGTATAGGCGGAGCCGAAAGGCTGGTAGTTGACGCAGCTTTAGCATTAAAAGTAAAAGGTCATAATGTTCAATTCGTTACTTCACATCACGATCCGAATCATTGTTTCATAGAGACTAAAGATGGAACTTTACCAGTGACTGTTGTTGGAGATTGGCTTCCAAGACATTTATTTGGACTGTTTTATGCACTTTGTGCCTACATTCGCATGATATATGCTGCATTGTATGTTGTTTTCTTCAGTGGCCATAAACCAGACATTGTTTTCTGCGACCAAATTTCTGTGTGTATACCATTTCTACTTATGAGTAGTTCCAAAATACTATTCTATTGTCACTTCCCTGACCAACTTCTCAGTCAGCCAGGTAGTACTCTGAAGTCTTTGTATCGTGCTCCTTTAAACTGGCTGGAAGAAATCACAACTGGTATGGCCCACAAAGTGTTAGTCAACAGTAAATTCACTGCCAGTGTATTCAGAAACACGTTCAAAAGTCTGAAGATTGTGCCAGATGTTCTCCATCCCACCATGAACACCGATTTCTTTGATAATACAGAACCCTATCAAATCAATGAAGTTCTTCTAATGGAATTACCAACTGAtagctttctctttctttctataaatcgttatgaaagaaaaaagaatttgAAGTTGGCATTGGATGCTTTGAGTGAACTCAAAAGGAAATTATCTGATAAAGAATGGTCTCGTGTTCATTTAGTAATGGCAGGTGGATATGATGTAAGAGTGaatgaaaatgttgagcattatGCGGAATTAGTCAGTCATGCTAACAGACTAGGGCTGACTGATAAAGTTACATTTTTGAAATCTCCCTCTGACATTGAAAAGATTTCTCTGTTATATCACTGTCATTGCCTTGTTTATACACCTCCAAATGAACATTTTGGTATCGTTCCTCTTGAAGCAATGCATGCCAGTAAGCCAGTGATAGCCGCTAACAGTGGTGGACCAACGGAAACTGTTGTAGATGGTGTTACAGGGTTTTTGTGTGATTTAATCCCTGAACACTTTGCTGATGCAATGATGAAATGTGTTCAAGATGAGGAAATGCGACTCAAATTTGGTGAAGCTGGAAAGGAAAGAATGAAGGCATTATTTTCTTTCACAGCTTTTTCAAATCAGCTTGAAAACATTGTTCAGGCTCTATGTGAAAACAAGAGCAAAGATAATTAA